The Winogradskyella schleiferi genome contains the following window.
CATCTTCTTCTATTTCTAGCGTCAGTTCATTAGTTGACGAGTTAAAGCTAAAAGAGTCTATTTGCTGGTTGTCGGTGTTAGTTGTCGGGTTTTGCCAAGTCACATTTCCTAAGCCATCGGTTTGCATGACTTGTCCGTTTGTACCTCTAGAGTTTGGTAAACTGTATGTATTGCCTGAAGTAGTTCCTAGAGAAACTTCACCCAAAAAGTAAGCGGCATATCCATTAGTTGTGAGAACGTTTGAATAAACGCCATACTCTGTACCAACGATGTCTTCAGGAATGTAAATTTCCAAGCCATAAATATTACTTGATCCAGTTGCGTATTTGGCAATATCGACATTGGTATCGCCAAGTTCATTAAATACCGATATTCCTGATCGTGAAGCTAAAGAATATGGATCATTTACAGAGATGTTCATAGCATTACCACGTTGTGCACTGTGATATATATCCACAAAATTATCACTACTAAAGACGTCATTGCCAATTCTAATTGTATTTTGATTGATAAGAGAATTAAGACTGAATTTATAATTGGTAGCTCCTATTAAGCCGATACTTATTTCTCCGTCATTTTGAATTCTAAACGATTCGTTTCCATTTACTGAATAGGCTGTTACCGCGTTTGATGGGCTAAAAAAACCGGTGTTTATATCTTGAAAAAATATACTTGGATCTGCAGCAGTACCACTATCAAATTGAATTTCATCCATGACGCTCATATCATCTGGATTCAGATAATAATTAGTATCATCCCAATCGATAATATTATTGCTTATATAAATATTATTATTTGTAGCATTAGTATTTCCAATGTAAACATCACCACTTTGCCTTTCAATATTTGCACCTACAGGTACCCAGTCACTATCGTCAGTTAAACTTGCTAAATTTACTGAAGTTCCTGTCCCATTTTGAATGCCTAGGTTAAGCGTTGTTCCTGTGAGTGTTGCTGTGGTTAGGTTTTGGTTGTCAGTGCCAGTGCCATCTCCAACAATATTTTGGAAACTAACATTTCCAGAACCATCTGTTGTTAGAACTTGACCATTTGTGCCATCTGTGGATGGAAAGGCATAACCCGTTATTGTTGGGTTTCCTATTTGAAATTCACTGTTGGTTCTAAGAATATTACCTATTGTGGTGTTGTCACTTCCAAATTCACCATATATTAAAGCACTGTTTTGGTCTGCATCAGTGTTTTCGATAAATAGCTTGTTGCTTATATTAACTTCATTAAAACCAGAATTAGCACCTAAAAACACATTTCCAGAACCTCTTGCAAGCCAACCTGCATAAAAACCAAGTGCAGTATTATTATTGCCAATTTCATTGCTTATTAATGCGTTTCTTCCAATGGCTGTATTCATACTTCCTGTGGTGTTTCCAGATGCACTGAGGTACCCAAAGGCGGTATTGTTACTTGCTGTATTTAAAGCTAAACTTCTCCAACCAAATGCCGAATTTGCAACTCCATCGACATTGAGTTCAAGTGCATTAAACCCGATGGCTACATTTTGATTACTAGTACTATCATCTGAAGCTCCAGCATTGACACCAATGAATAAGGATGAGCCATCATCAGACCCATCGTTATCACTTTTAGCATCTAATAAATCATTAATACGCTCTGCTCCAGAAACTGGAGTTTCAAAGCTTATATTCCCAAGACCGTCAGTGGTCATAACCTGACCGGCTGATCCATCTGCTGAGGGCATAATATATCGGTTGGCAGTGGATTGACCTAAAGATGTTCTTCCAATTAAATAGGCAGCATAACCTGAACTGTTTTGCACATTTGAATAAAGTCCGTAGTGCGTTCCAGATAAGGATGTAGGAATATCAACATTAAAACCATATTTATTACCAGTGTTGGTTACTGTAGACATAAAATCTACATTGACTCCATAAAGTATTCCGGTGCCACTTGCGGAATAATAGCTACCTGAGAATAGATTTGTAAATCCATTCAAAGATCCTGATGCTAACGCATAATAATTAGCGCTTTCCGCTTGAATATTTCCTGATAGCATTGATTGTACGCCAAAATAGTTATCTGATGTTTGAGCATCTAATGACGTATAAAATCCGTTAAATTGACCTGAAGTAGAAGCAGTATTAAGACTTCTAGAGATGCTGACAGCACTAAAGTTATTAGAGTTCCAATCGTGAACACTCAGCGATGAGTTAGCAGGTGAATTTTGTCCGATTTTTAGTTTGCCTAAGGTGTAAATGTCATCAATTATGGCATCTGGAGGTGTTGTAGTTCCAATTTCGAAGAAATCTGAGTCAGAACCTCGAACTGAAATCCATGACGTGGTATCATTATCCCAATAATAAAATCCTTGTAAAGGCGCTCCGTTTCCTGTAGCAAATACCATCATACCATCTTGGTCTGAAGTTGGGTTAGTTATAGGAAAATTATCTATTCTTGGAATAAGGATGCCATCTGAATTTGAAGGTGAAGTTGAGTTTGACGCGCTAATGTCTAAAATCGCTTTTGGGTCTGTATTTCCTACACCGACCTGTGCAAAGCTGGTTAATGACATGCATATCAGTAATAGGCATAATTTTATTGTCTTCATAACTATAGGGATTTTTGACATTGTTGCAATTAGAAATTGATGTCTACATCAAAAGCGCTTCTCACATCTCTAAAAATGCTGTGGATATAGTAGGATATTCCGAGAAAGAGTTCAAAACCTCCAAGAATAAAAGGATTCAAATTTCCTAAAAGTTGAATGGAAATATGACCAGCTAAAACACTGGAATTAATTATAAGTAAAGAGACTAGAAGTGTTGAAGTTTTCATGATACAACGTGTTAATGATTAAT
Protein-coding sequences here:
- a CDS encoding beta strand repeat-containing protein translates to MKTIKLCLLLICMSLTSFAQVGVGNTDPKAILDISASNSTSPSNSDGILIPRIDNFPITNPTSDQDGMMVFATGNGAPLQGFYYWDNDTTSWISVRGSDSDFFEIGTTTPPDAIIDDIYTLGKLKIGQNSPANSSLSVHDWNSNNFSAVSISRSLNTASTSGQFNGFYTSLDAQTSDNYFGVQSMLSGNIQAESANYYALASGSLNGFTNLFSGSYYSASGTGILYGVNVDFMSTVTNTGNKYGFNVDIPTSLSGTHYGLYSNVQNSSGYAAYLIGRTSLGQSTANRYIMPSADGSAGQVMTTDGLGNISFETPVSGAERINDLLDAKSDNDGSDDGSSLFIGVNAGASDDSTSNQNVAIGFNALELNVDGVANSAFGWRSLALNTASNNTAFGYLSASGNTTGSMNTAIGRNALISNEIGNNNTALGFYAGWLARGSGNVFLGANSGFNEVNISNKLFIENTDADQNSALIYGEFGSDNTTIGNILRTNSEFQIGNPTITGYAFPSTDGTNGQVLTTDGSGNVSFQNIVGDGTGTDNQNLTTATLTGTTLNLGIQNGTGTSVNLASLTDDSDWVPVGANIERQSGDVYIGNTNATNNNIYISNNIIDWDDTNYYLNPDDMSVMDEIQFDSGTAADPSIFFQDINTGFFSPSNAVTAYSVNGNESFRIQNDGEISIGLIGATNYKFSLNSLINQNTIRIGNDVFSSDNFVDIYHSAQRGNAMNISVNDPYSLASRSGISVFNELGDTNVDIAKYATGSSNIYGLEIYIPEDIVGTEYGVYSNVLTTNGYAAYFLGEVSLGTTSGNTYSLPNSRGTNGQVMQTDGLGNVTWQNPTTNTDNQQIDSFSFNSSTNELTLEIEEDGQPAQTVDLSNLNPQKAIARLFMSASQTEIGSGITKVNFDAAQFDIGSNFNMTTDAYEIPETAIYRVTAQITMDASTGTGTFDVRIRVNGTQERRAEYNHTGNGQIVRQITSILSLAAGDTLDIAFNRPAIGATIQANSRATFFEIEQL